In the Akkermansiaceae bacterium genome, TTGGTCTGTTTCCAAATATCTCCGTCCGTGGCGGACTTGGCACAAGGAGTGAAAAAACGACCATTATGGAGGACGGGATCCTGATGGCGCCGGCACCTTACTCGGCGCCCGGTGCCTATTACTCACCCAATGCGGGGCGCATGAGCGGTTTGGAAATTCTGAAGGGTTCGAGCCAGGTCAAGTACGGTCCGCATACCACGGGCGGGGTGATCAACTACCTCTCCACTCCTATTCCCGACCAGGAGAGTTTCTATGCGAGGTTTATTTATGGGTCCGACAACACCTTCACCGGTCACTCCCATTACGGTAACACCGTGGAAACAGAAAACGGCTTGCTGGGTTATTTGTTAGAAATGCACTACCAAAGCTCCGATGGCTTCCGTTCGATCCAGGGGCACGGTGGCAGCAGCACCGGCTTTGAGCGTATCGAACCAATGTTCAAGTTGTTCTGGGAGCCGGACACCGCCCTGAAGCAACGTTTCGAGTTTAAGCTGGGCTACACCGATTTTGATGCCGACGAAAGCTACCTGGGGCTTGCTGAAGCCGATGTGCGTAGCCGTCCTTATGATCGTTACGCGGCCACCAAGTTCGATAACATCGACACCTTCCAATACCGCACCTATTTAAAGTACACCGCCGAGCCGACCGATGATTTCAAGCTGGAGGCAACGGCCTACTACAATCGTTTCAACAGAAACTGGTATAAGCTGAACAAAATCAACGGTGCCAGTCTTCATTCCGCGCTGCTGAACCCAGCCGCGGTGACTTCTCTTCAAGGGATGACACCTGGTGATGTGATCGATGTCAAAGCGAATAACCGCGACTACTACAGCTACGGGGTGCAGTTTGCCGGCACCTATGACTTTTCGCTTGGATCAGTCGATCACAGCATCACCAGCGGGATCCGGCTGCACAAGGACCGTGAGTATCGTTACCAATGGGTGGATCAATACACATCAACCGGTGCCGGTGACTTTGGCCAGACAAGTTCTGGTGTGCATGGTTCTGATGCCGACCGCCGACAAGAAACCGTCGCTACCTCGGTCTTCCTTGAGGACGAGATCAAGTCAGGAAAATGGACACTTCGTCCCGGCCTTCGTATTGAGCACATGGAATACAATTACGAAGACTACAAGGGTAACGCATTCCGCGACGGTGCTCTCACGACCTGGGCCGGCGGTATGGGGTTCACCTTTGATATTTGTGACACGGACAAACTCTTCGGGGGGATCTACCGTGGTGTTTCCACACCGGGTCCGGGCGGTTACACCAATACCAATCCTGTTAGTCAGACCGATGAGGAGACATCCATTTCCTACGAGCTGGGATGGCGTCACCACGATGCGGAAAAAGCACGGGGTTTCGAGCTTGTTGGTTTTTACACCGACTTTGATAACCTGTTAGCTCCGGCAACGGGTGTTGGTATCGGCGATCCAGCCAACGGCGGTGCAGCCGAGGTTTATGGTATCGAGGCTCAAGTCAGCTTTGATCCAGCGACGGCTAACGGCCAGGCATACCGTCTTCCCATGTATGTCAGTGCAACATGGACACAGGCGACTCTGAAGCAAAACCTGGCCACGGACACCGAGAATATTTTCACCGATTTCCAAGGTGGTAACGAAGCAGGAAACGACATCCCCTACATCCCGGAGTGGAAAC is a window encoding:
- a CDS encoding TonB-dependent receptor, whose product is MHKTMALAAFSLGNLAALSALTADDGSLSPLTVVGGKDRALDLVGSAAYIDTDDIRQQNYTNINRILAKVPGVYTREEDGFGLFPNISVRGGLGTRSEKTTIMEDGILMAPAPYSAPGAYYSPNAGRMSGLEILKGSSQVKYGPHTTGGVINYLSTPIPDQESFYARFIYGSDNTFTGHSHYGNTVETENGLLGYLLEMHYQSSDGFRSIQGHGGSSTGFERIEPMFKLFWEPDTALKQRFEFKLGYTDFDADESYLGLAEADVRSRPYDRYAATKFDNIDTFQYRTYLKYTAEPTDDFKLEATAYYNRFNRNWYKLNKINGASLHSALLNPAAVTSLQGMTPGDVIDVKANNRDYYSYGVQFAGTYDFSLGSVDHSITSGIRLHKDREYRYQWVDQYTSTGAGDFGQTSSGVHGSDADRRQETVATSVFLEDEIKSGKWTLRPGLRIEHMEYNYEDYKGNAFRDGALTTWAGGMGFTFDICDTDKLFGGIYRGVSTPGPGGYTNTNPVSQTDEETSISYELGWRHHDAEKARGFELVGFYTDFDNLLAPATGVGIGDPANGGAAEVYGIEAQVSFDPATANGQAYRLPMYVSATWTQATLKQNLATDTENIFTDFQGGNEAGNDIPYIPEWKLAAGIGVDMSSWGANLDATWTSSMYGTGGNHANPVTSSREGKVDEALVFDISAWYQINDNWKLIGGVANIFDEENIVSRLPEGPRNGRGRNIYAGFEVQF